The Alnus glutinosa chromosome 1, dhAlnGlut1.1, whole genome shotgun sequence region TTCTCATAATAATCAGCCAACGGCAaagattattaatcgggtcagaTCTCCCACTAAGATCTACCAGATCCAAAGAATTAGTCCTAAGGAAATGGAAAAAGTCCGTCAAAAGGTTCTTGACCTTTCTGGCAAGATCCAAAATCTTATTTTCCATAATCCTTCATATActgaatattttaataaatggaTTTAGAGAATGATGATATTTGCCAATAGAAAAGATATAGAAtattcaaagcatcatccatctccTTCTCCTTTTAATATATTTCCCCCTGAACTTTATTTCTTCCTTCATTTCAATATTTCTTGGATCATGTCTTGgaattataatttcttttcccCAAAAGATAATGTGTATACTCCCCAATATTcttatgataatattattacaaaagTTACCAAATTATGTACAAATCAGTTTCTAGCCTCAAAAcagtttattttaaagaaaagcaTTAATCAAGCAAAAATAGCTCCATTCAGTTCCAAGCAAAAACTCAAAAAGCATTTATTGGAAACACTAtcagatgatgaagaagaagatgaatcaGTGCAACCAGGATCCTTATACAGATCTAGAATGAtgataaaaagaataatgaagAATCAGATATGTTAGACTTTTTGAATATGCATTATGACAACTTTATGAAGAAGAATTATGACATGAAAACTTTAGAAGAAGGCATTTATGATATGAAGAATTTATGAATCATTATCAGTTTCACACCCGCCAacgcaaaagacaaaataatcaatGCTACTCAAAAGATCGAATAATTGCTGCATCCGCCGACACAAAAGACAAATAATCAATGCTCAGAAGACTCAATAATTATTGCTGCTTTTACTGTTTAAAAGACAGGCGGAATATTGAATTATTAGAACCTTTACTGTTCAAAAAATATATGCAGAATATTTACTACTGTTCATATTtgtagttttccttttcttttaaccTATAAAAGGCCTGTAAGATATGTTAGAAGGCAGAAGCCATTTGAGAGGAAATCTGTAAGCCATCTTGAGTGTCTATCTCGCCTACCTTTCTATCCTTTGTATTTTGTATCCAGtttacttttacttttccttttctttccttgtATCTTGAATCTTGTATCCTTCAGCCTCCATCGAGGCTTAGAAGCTTGTATCTATTTCTACTTTGAATCAATATATCCAAGTAAGAATGTTTATTACTCCGTCTTTATCTTCACTTAATGATTCtcctttatattatgtttttgaattattttgctaaatcattattttaaattatctTTCATAatactttcttatttattttctacagTTACACATATTCTTATCTTTACAGAAacaaaatcttatttcattttcttcacttGAATCAGAATATTCATATTGAGATGTAGTATTATTatcatcaatttgtaataattcttcagattTTGTATCGGATTCAGATAATATATTcaagagttgagattttaatttatcatcaatatttagttctttaattttatcttttactttgcaattatttttataatgaccAGTTCGACCACATTTATAACATACAAGTTTTTtattatgcttaaatttatttggTTGAAAACTTTTAGATAGGGTTTATatgatttcattttcttattactatatttttttatgcttatGCTTAGTGGATGGAGCTATCAAAGGGGGAAAACCATATTGTTCACAAAAAGATATTAATTCTTGTTTGGCATAtttcatatcattttttaattgattttttagtCTTAAATCATTACACAAATTTAATCCTATATGTTTTATTGCATTAATAATTTCTCCATACGTAAGACTTGTATAATCATTGTGACCatcattattcaatttttctCTAACCTTATGAGCAAAATATTTGGGTAATCctcctataaatttttctttccaataaggGGCTCTATTATCCGTTCTGATTAATACTCTTGAAAGAAAGACATCCTTATACCATCTAAAATCGTTAAAGTATGGTATTTTAAATGTTCTAAATTATCGTATTTTAAATGTTCTAAattatcataaatatttttcctatataCTGATAGATTTTCTACGAAATATTTTagtattacaaatattaaagcATCTTCTACATATTAATTTGCTACTTGATGATATGATCTATTAGcatttttataaacatttgcTAATATCATTATTTCatgtaaaatattcaaaatttcgTATTCTGATAAACcattcaaaattttatattttgataaactaTCTATATTCCACTCATACAAAGCATCAACTGTGTAAGCAGTTCTTGTTCCTAATTCAGCTCTTATtcctaattctttttcttcaaattgtatatTTGGAGGTGTGGGTTTAGGATATCAATTACGAGTTATAGAAGTATTCGCTACATATTTTCCTTTGTAATTATTCCTAGGCATTCTTCCTGGACCATTATAATATCCTGAAGTCATTCTATTTAGATCTAAACTTTTGAATTGAGATTGTAATTCATCAATGTAAGATTCAGTAtcagtattttttgtttctttatgtgaattttttatagttaaaatttctttattgtGATTAGAGGTCGAAGCatgattctttatttttaaagtatataatcttttagaaatttcttctaataattttgtattgtccttttttaaagaaaattgtaaatttggaGGGGTTTCATAGGGTATAAATAAAggtatttcaatttatttttcttgattttttattgtcaatgtatttatctgattttcaattctttctaatttttcgCCAATAACCTTTATATATGTGTTTGTAAAATTATTCTGTTGTATAATATTatccatatttttattatcatcacTAAGACTTGCTTTTTTAAGAGGAGAAGCAATTATTTATGATCCTCTATGTGAAAGGGTAATAGATTCATAAGGGGGATATTCTTCTTGAACAATTTCATTAGTTTGTAATTTCATCCAATTATTCTTAGATCTACTGATTGTATTAACTTTGTTAATGTTAATTTTGGCATAATTATGTTCAaaccaagaaaagaaatatatatctgTTCTTGTTTCATTCATATGATTATACCATCTAGTTCTTATATGATTTTGTTCTATTTGtgaaaatgtattaaaaaaccATGTTCTCTTATCATCATATTCAGgagacataaatttttttcgtaatttttctttatttatttcataatttctttttatttcataatctCTAGTTATCATCATAATTTGTGGATCTTCCATTTGAGATTGAGTTGGAGAGTTTGGATTATTCATTTCATTATAATTTCTAAGAggattatttatttcattaatacTGGCTGCTGAGGCTACAGAATAAAAATGAGtatctacaaattttcctttgttaATACATTGTAAATTTGTTTCTAATTGACTTAAATTATACCTAGGAGGGGAAACAtgtttatttataatttcattATACGAAGTTGGGACTCTTCAGCCAGAAGCTCTTGAGCATGATTTTCTATAAGGCTGAAAATTTAATCCTATAGTACCATCTTTTGTCTGAGTAATATAATCCAAATCTGTAAcattattctctatttttagTAAtggaactaaattttctaaagtcCACTTATTCGGTAAGACTATATCATCCCAACTAATTTGTTTTAGTATACAAATTGTAGAATTTTGTGTATTACATTGTAATAATAAAGTTTGACCTTTTGAACTTTCTAATAATGCCTGAGGTTCTAAAGTTGTTTTCATAAGCTTATAATAAATTCTATATACAATATTCAAAGGTAAATTATCTTTCATAATACtttcattatcttcattatttacTTGCATACATCATTACAtgattttctccattttttatttgtttggaaataatattaatttattggaatatgaaaatattttttttaacatgttaaTATCTTTAGCTATAAGAGGTagaataaatttgaataaaaaaatttttcCCATAATTTTAGTGCTAATTCCTTCTTCTGTTTTTATAAAAGGGTCAAGTAATGTTAAAAATGGAGTTCCTAATATTATCTTAGaggtaatattttttactaaaataaatgTAGTTTTAAAACATATTCCATCATTACAAACATAGGCATTAGATATTTTATACTTTACATTTAATCTTGCTCCACTAACCTGATGCAATTTTTCAGTTgtcttttcataatattttgtggGTATAATTCATTCTTGGATACAATTTATATCTGCTCCTGAATCTATTAAAGCAACAGTTGATATTTGAAATTcatcattaattattaatgttacttcaacacattatttttgaaaaattatctTATCAATAAGATTAATGAATAAATCATTatcttcaaaattttgtttagctttattattatttttaatttctttgattttaatttcaCTATCATTCTGCaaggttttatttgtttgttgtgtttCTATTTTTAGTGTTATAATCTCTTATACTAATTGTTcattagaaatattaaaattaagttttaattcttttatttcttgttttatattacttatttttaattgtaaatCTTGTATTGTAATAggacattctttttttttttaaaaaaaaatctattagaaacatcaataaaattataatttatgccattagtaataattttttttttttgactaatttatgataaatattttatttttatttctgaatcttcaaaatatatatatatatatatatatatatatatccccttGCCAAGACTTGCatagaattgttttttttgtaaacaaaagAGAATAGTGGGAAGAAGGctttcttgttttttagctaCCGCCTACGAAGAACTTTCTTGTTTGGTTTGGTCAATTAATTGAGGGTTTTTGAGTAAATTTATGAGTGATATTATTATTGTGCTATTCACACAGCAAATATCATCCTTACTCGTCCCATCCCATCTCACAACACAGTCTTATCGCGCGCTTAGATACATGCATATCCCCTTGGGAAATTAAGCAGTTATTACTGTAAACGAAGGAGATCGGAACAGAATAGCTATTCATGCCCTTTACGTTGGTGataacacatatattttaattagaatcaaatcaaaattattaaaaacctctcatattattttttttaaaaaaaaataaaaaataaaaattgggtggccgaccacccctgATTGGCACATGCCACCCCAAAATGCTCCGGGGTAGTCAGCCAACCACAAATGTAATGTAGataaggtgttttttttttttgttaaaaaaatgtaaTCTATTCctaaaagaatagttattcctctcattttttagaggaatacctattcatcttcgtaaaggaataattattctaatgaGAATATATAACCATTCCAAAGAATAGATCTCTACCAAACAAGGGTTGTTGAATAATCATTCAATTCCAGTGGTCTATTTTACGAACCAAACGAGGCAGTCATTCTAGTGAAATGgatattttcaagaataaaaagcTAACCAAACATCATACTAGTATCTGTTAAACATTTCATAAATCAAGTTTGAATGGAAGAGATTTCTGAATGTATATgtgatattgttttgttagaACAATCTGCTATATTTCTCTGATTAATTTATAAGAGTGTTAGtgcattattaaaaaaaagaaaaagaaaaaaaaagtaatagttattctataaaaataactatttttttcatGATCTAATATTTGGTATACCGTGCATGTTTGAAGTAGAAATAGCTCACAAATATTTGTTAACGCAGTATAACCCTATAGTAATTAGGTGTGGGCCATGCCGGCCTGCATTTCCTGAAAATTTCAGAACCTCCGTTTCTTATTTTCTAGCTATATGACGATTTTGATAAGATTAGTGCTACTtatcatataaatattttataaatatcttACGAACCTGACGTGACAAAGTCAAGTAGTATTTGAGTCAGATTTTGCTTCTAATTTCCAAGTTCCTTTTTCTTGGCAGCAAGAAAGTTTTGACAGCCGTGACAATGGAGATCAGTTATGTAGTATCATCCTCACACATTTATCATGCACGGAGTCTAGTTGCTTAGAGTTTTTAAGATACATATCCCCTTGCCAAGACTTGCGCAGAATAgtttttttgtaaacaaaagAGAATAGTAGTGTGATGTGTGAAGAAGGCTACCGCCTACGAAGAACCTACTAGTTTGGTTTGTCTTGGTCAATTTAGGGTTCTTGAGTAAATTTGGAAGTATTTCTCATTTTAAATAACAGTCATTAATTCTAGTGATATAGATATTGTCAAGAATAAAAAGCTAACCAAACAACataatagtaatatatatatatatatatatatatatatatatatatataccaaatgtGCTCTTATCAGTGTTTGAAGTAGAGATAGCTTTcaaatatttgaattttatcTCCTTGTTAATGCAATATAACTCTGTAGTTAGTTGTGGGTacgaaatttttttctttgttatatattttagtAAAACTATGGATGAAAATGAGGATACtgttattagcaatatccaTACTCGCATTCGCAAAATGtagttatcacttttagatatctgcATCCGCATTATATGATTACTATACGCATCCACGAggttattgcggttattatccgcatatgaggtaattgacgttttaaattactatttaaatctatatataagattaaataatgcaaCTATATGAAAGcctaaataaattaatatttaacttgttacacaattcgtGATTATCAGTCATAAATAGTCATTGGCTCATAGAGTAATTGGAATTTGgattaccaaaaaaaagaaaataaaataaaaaaatgcaatgagGTATGATTTTgggatgatagtgaaaaaaaacctaaagtcctaaacttatcaaattcaaaacgacgtcgtttaagtgaatttaattatatataaagggaatgcgGATATTAGTTTTTCGCATTCCATAGATACGAATAGGAGATGCAGACAGTTATTATCCGCCCATATTTTCACTCATAGTTTAAACAGAGAGATTTTAGTTGAAGTTGATTGGTGACCTAAACTAATTCTCAAATATCCTCTTATCATATCtagaaaaatgattaaattactgaaaatttaagctcattcttattttatttttatttttataaaaaaaaaaaaagaaaaaaaagaaaaagacaaagaaaagtaGATAGGGATGCTGCACCTGGAGTCCCATGTGACAATCATTACATATGTGTGGCTCATTTGATAGAGTGGAATCGGCATAATGGATCATGACAAGCTTTTATAAAgatggttgaattttttttatttttttttagattaaagATGGTTTAATTGCTTTCAAAGTTCCCGTTTCTTTGGAGTACATGAATGCTTCATGAGGCCTAGAAGAGGTCACGTGTCTTTTGATTATGCTTTAtgaaacttgatttttttttttaaaaaaaaaaaaataataagggcAGGCGATTCATTTTTGGGTAAGCATAAAATGCCGGACATAATTTTTGGGTCGAAAAAAGTTCTTTCAATCtagtttagaaaaaatttatgtcTTGAAAGGAATCCTTGAGTGCACATGCAATTACATATTACtctcacaattttaaaatgtttaaattGGCTGCTTaagttttttgcaatttttaatTGGGTCATTTCGcgtattttttttccaattaaatGACATTCGTTAAGTCATATTAGCACTTTTTGTCGCaatcatattaaattaataattatatattttattaaaaaaattataagaaaaattaaaatctaaaatagcagaaaaattaaaatcccaaacattaaaattaaaataaaataataataataaaggtagACAACAACCCTCACCTCTAGGTGGCTAGTTGCACAACCACCTCATTTGCTGGGTATGATTGCCTGGCTGCTTGGAGGTGGCCCGCGAGCCACTCAATTTGTTTTGAGTGATTGTacctttttgttttcattttttttttaaattatatttttaataaaataaaatagttattagTTTAATATgatgtgacaaaaaaaaaaagaaaaaaatactaaCATGGCGGATTGGAATCTCATGCAATATctttacctttttatttttttttattttttattttattttgacatgATAGCTTGACGGTGGTTTGGTCATCCATTCCAGTCGAATTTGGAGATAACCACCTAGGTTGAACCACTTAAGTGAATGATTCCGCCGTCAAACACATCCAAAAATTAtcctaacaactttttttattttggcttTATTGTCGCGACTGAAATAAATGactcacaaaaagacaaaaaagaaaaaaaagtatcgTATCCCATGAGATAATCCTTTGGGGCTTTCTAGAAAGAAATAGCCAATTGCAAATGAAAACTTACACAAACTGTCAAGTTGCAACCGTAGGCAACCCCAACACCCAGTCTCATAAACAGAAAGTATCACGTACAGCCTGTGTATACACAAGCACCCGTGGTCATCTGCCACGTAAGCGTCCTGGCTTTTCTTACTACACGCACGTGTCATCAACACATCtactataaaagaaaaattaaaaaatcaaaggaaagcCGGCCCCACTTTCTTACCGTTAAAGGCGCAATTTAAAATGTTACCGTTGGCCTCGAGACGGaaccaaattgtttttttttttttctttaaaaaaaaaagagaagaaaaactaGCCGTTGCCCCAACTTTCCTTCCACTGCCTCGAAAGGATAATCTATTTCTGCAGCCTCGTTATTCAGCATCCTAACCCTAATCTTTTGGCAACTTTTTCGATCCAACCCATTTTGATTCTTCTTTGATTGAACAAAACCCTCCTCTTTGATCCAAGAATTAATAGAACTTTCACCCATTTTTTGAGCTTTTGACGATAGAACAAAACCCTTCCCTTATCCTAGAAATAGAACTTACACCATTTTATTTTCTCCATCAAATTGGGAAAAGAAACCCATAATCTGTGCGTTTGATCTTTGTTTCAACAAatcttgatttttctttgcCAAAAGATTTATACCCAAAAAGGTGGTTATGGCTTCAAGAACAGTCGCTAAAGATATTATCACCCTTCGTGGTTCAGCGGCAATTGTCAGCGagttttttggtaagttttggtatcctctctttttcaatttagttttccattttctttgttGGGTTTTGGGGTTTACTAGAAATCTTGGCTGATCTTTGTATTTCTTTGCAATCCCTCTTTCAGGGTATGCTGCAAACAGGTAAcagaatttgattttaattttaatttctttgttttttcttttgtttttgtatttttgaaatGTATATGTTGGATTTTGAAGAATTGATATTGATTTGAAAACTGTTTAGTATTCTCTACAATCGCGGAGTTTATCCGGAAGAGAGTTTTGTGAAGGTGAAAAAATATGGGCTTCCGATGTTGCTTACTCAGGATGAAGGTGTCAAATCCTTCATTGCCAACTTAAACGCTCAGCTTTCGGGTAAATTATGCCTTTTAGACTAAGCATTTTGTATTCTGTTTGGATGCTATGAAActgtaggaaaagaaaagaaaagaaaaaatcaggagaaacaagaaatcatAGGATTCAAACTTTGTTtggttttatgtgttttgtttatTCTGGGTCACTGAAACATCGTGCAACATTTGACATCCGAGAAAAAAAGAGACACATTTCTTGCATTTGAACCTAGAACTATTTGGCCTTACTGACTtctgtttttcttctcttccgATTTCTGAGCATCCATGTTTAATAATGCTTTTGTACAATGTCTATGACTGAAATGTATGGTTTTCCTTGTAAAGAATGGCTAGAAGCTGGAAAATTACAGAGGATTGTTCTTGTAATAATGAGTAAGGCTTCCAATGAGGTCCTAGAAAGGTGGAACTTCAGCATTGAGACCGATAGTGAAGTCGTCGAGACGGGGTAATTTAaccaaattttgattttatgttgttctTGTCACTGACTGCTATAATAAAGGTGGGATAGAATTCATTTGCGTTTTATTTGTTCTGGTTTCAGCGTCTCAAGGGAGAAGAGTGACAAGGCAATCATGAGAGAGATTCAAGCTATCATGCGGCAGATTGCTTCAAGCATTACCTATTTGCCATGCCTAGACGAACCCTGTAAAGAATTGTTCTTTATCCCCCATGATTTTCTATTATTCTTGGTGATTGTTCTTCTAATCAAAATATCCCTTTGGGTTTGCCTACTTCATTCCAGGTGTTTTTGATGTGTTGGCATATACTGATAAAGATGTTGCAGTCCCATTCACTTGGATTGAGAGTGACCCCAAACTTATAGCTAATCCACAAATGGTCAAATTGCATTCCTTTGATACCAAGGTGTGAGTctgcaatttaatttttttgattcgATTGAATTGATAAAATCAGATTggctatataatatatatatatatatatatagttaaatatGGTTGGTTGCTGGGTTTATGCAGATTCACAAGGTTGACACTCTTGTTTCGTACAAGAACGATGAATGGGACGAGCAGTagagggggagggagggagCAGTCATTCATTCACTCACCACTCGTTTCTGTTCTGTTCTATTTTGTGGTTCCTG contains the following coding sequences:
- the LOC133865302 gene encoding mitotic spindle checkpoint protein MAD2; the protein is MASRTVAKDIITLRGSAAIVSEFFGYAANSILYNRGVYPEESFVKVKKYGLPMLLTQDEGVKSFIANLNAQLSEWLEAGKLQRIVLVIMSKASNEVLERWNFSIETDSEVVETGVSREKSDKAIMREIQAIMRQIASSITYLPCLDEPCVFDVLAYTDKDVAVPFTWIESDPKLIANPQMVKLHSFDTKIHKVDTLVSYKNDEWDEQ